The stretch of DNA gggagggagagatccAGGATGGGGGAAgatctgtgggggtggggggaactggTGAGATTGCAGGTCAAGGAGTCCGTAACATTGAAGGACCCAGAGAAATAAATGAGGgggcaagggtggcacagtggcgcagtggttagcaccgcagcctcacagctccagcgacccgggttcaattctgggtactgcctgtgtggagtttgcaagttctccctgtgtctgcgtgggtttcctccgggtgctccggtttcctcccacatgccaaagacttgcaggttgataggttaattggccattataaattgcccctagtataggtaggtggtagggaaatatagggacaggtggggatgtgggaggaatatgggattagtgtaggattagtataaatgggtggttgatggtcggcacagactcggtgggccgaagggcctgtttcagtgctgtatctctaaactaaactaaacttccacACTGGCCGttacctttatcaagaaagacatccggccaggtggtgtcatgttcatcatttctcccctcactacTCACGGCCCGTAGGCTGAGAAGGTGTACTGGGGCGTGGCACTCAGAGCCAGCAGTGAGAGTTGGGTAtagatgaggaccagtgattccagtccatTCTACAAActgactgaaaatacaagggtactACCTCTATCTGAACATCCCATACACCCCAGCAATACATTGAAGGAGGCCTATTAGctcagtgcagtgtgtgtgtggtgtggcaCGCTGATGTTGAGCGTGTCATGTAGGTTATATCAAAATGTATTATTGTCTGCACAATGAGGTTTTATGATATCAAAACCATTGTGATAACACTCCGAGGTCAAAGTTTGCTGATCTTGCCTGATGGAGACTAACTGCCTCAAAATAGGGTCCGTCACCTTTGCGGCCCATGAACACCGGCAACTGAGCCACTGCCATTTTGAAGAGGCCTACTGCCAGTTGTACAAAGTGCCCAACTGTTTGAGGTGATGCACCCCTTTTAATATGGAAATCAAGGCTCTCTGATGTAAACAGCACACCAATTGCCATTTTGGGCTGGATTCTAAATGTTCACCGCTgccgtggctcatttaaatagtcggggcagTTTGCccacccccaatgacatggagggggtgggcggtccatccacagcaatggcgtccagtgccacTGCACAGTTGCTGGTGCCATTTTGAAGGGGCTTTCAGCCTCtaatttaaaatttttaaagaaaccGGATTTTAAAAAACTGAATACAATTACCacgaccctctcccaccccacctcccctcccctccccccactaccatCACCACTGACCTTaacatttattacttgccctctttccccccaccaccacaaaaATGTACCTTGCGATCCCAACCTTTCCCCCTCCCCGCAGAGTTAATTaaatttaccccttcccaccaacccatagaccaatcaaaaaggtttgACGCCGCTCCCTCCCTCACAAAAACctacctcctaccccctccccatcaGTATTCCACCATACTTCACTGGTCAGGGATCGGACGGTGTGCAAGTGCCAGCCACCGACTGTAATATGGGAGCAGGACAGCCGGCGCAATGAGTTAAGTAATTATTCTTTCATTTACATTTATTAACATTTGGAAATGTCAGTCCCATTGCCAAGCAGCAGTGGTGACGAAATTGGTCAAACGTCATAATCAAACAAATTTATGTCCGTGTTGAGCTTAACTGGCACTTTTTAGCAGAGATTTGTAGGTCGTGGGGCAATACTTTGAGAAGAAATATTCCAGTAGTGTCCCACTTCCTGCAATGACTTGATTTTGCTGCCCATAACTTTTGAAATTCCAAAGATGTGCCCCTTTTGACTCGGAGAAAAACAATTCAATATTGGACTTTGTCCAGGGTTGGAAGTAACTTTCCCAACTGCTGTATGAAATTGGGTAGAAATATTTAGGTGGCAAATAGGAAATGCCTTTACATTCCGAATTGAAAAATTGTCCCAGATTATTGGAGTGGCACCACCGCTTCAACACTCTGCTCATCAAAGCCGGGCCTTGGTAACCCCAAACACTTCCTTTGTAGTTCCTGGTGTAGTCTTCCATGCATTCCCAGATAAACTTATGATGTTTCTCAAATCCCAGTGCTGCATTATTAGCTGTCTCATATCCTTCAGCACCGAGGAAGTTTTGGAACGCCAAGGGTTTCAATGATATGATGTCTGTGTCCAGATAGATGCCTCCAACCTTCCACAGCAGTGATATCCGACAGGCATCAGCTAGCACGTGAACCCAATACTTTTCCCAATAAGGATTTACCTGTAatcgaatcatagaaacatagaatcttagaaagtttaaggcacagaaagaggccacttggcccatcgaatctgtgctggccaaaaaacgatccacccattctaatcccaccttccagcatttggtccgtagccctgcagattacagcacttgaggtgcatatccagactcctttcgaatgagttgagggtttctgcctcaactaccctttcagatagtgagttccagaccatcaccaccctctgggtgaaaagatttttcctcatctcccctctaatctttctaccaatcactttaaatctatgcaccctagtcactgacctctctgcgaaggtgaatagacccttcacctccactctatccaggcccctcaaaatattgtacatttcaatcagatctctcctcagccttctctgttccaaggagaacaattccagcctatccaatctttcctcatagctgcattttttccagtcctggcaatatcctcgtaaatctcctctataccctccctagcgcaattttatcctttctgtaatgaggtgaccagaactgcacacagtactcaagttgaggcctaaccaatgagttatacagttccatcataacctccctgctcttatattctatacctcagctaataaaggaaagtattccatatgccttcctaaccaccttaaatcAACCTGttcagctaccttcagggatctgtggacattcactccaaggtccctcacttcctcgacacttctcagcattttcccattcatcatgtattcctttgcatcACCacgcacttctctgggttgaattacatttgccacttttctgcccatctgaccagaccatcaatatcttcctgtggcctacagctatcctcctcactatctaccacaaggccaatctttgtgctgtctgcaaacttcttgatcatgccccctaaatttatgtccaaattgttcatATATAGAGAACAACATGATTCATTTCTTATATGCCTCTTCCTGGACATACAGCTCTTCGCtgtaggtggtactagcatttaacaAGCACAGTAAAATAGTAGTGTACAttggaattattctaagttaattattTTATAAATTAACTAAACAacctaacaatggcaggacaggtgttgtgttgcagctgtggaatgtgGGATCTCCTGGACTCCAATGCAATCCAGGACAAATACATCTGCAGAAagcgtaagcagctagaggaattctggatcaggattattgatctggaagccaaactgcagacactgcaacatTAGGGAGGGGGAAGAGATACCTGTACACTTTGTACCAGAAGACGGTCACTCCCCTTAGAATAGGGTTGTCTGTTTTGGTCAGCGGTGGGAGACtggaggatgtgaccatgagtgaggcaggtaaagggaccaaacAGGCGGTAGTGCAGGAgcttcagcctttgcaattgtcaaacaggtttgaggtgcttgcaacctgtgtggatgaaagcgaggtctgcagtgtagatgagcagactggccacggcaccttggtacaggaagccattcaagtggagggagcaaaaATGAAAGTAATGGTAGTTGGGGactgtatagtgagggggattgacactgttctctacaGCAAAGAGCGAGAGACCAGAAGGCTGTGTTTTCTGCCCAGTGCCAAGGTTCAGGGCATCTGCTCAGGGTTGGACAGGAACCTAgatagtgggagggggaggatccagtcatcatggtccatctAGATAATAACAACataataggcaggacaaggaaaggagGTCCTGTATATTCAGTataaggagctaggcaccaaattaagcagaaccttaaaaggtaataatctctggattattacctgagccatgtgcaaattggcatacggCAAATAAGATTCGAGAAATAAATGTGTGGCAGAAGTGGGTTCCACTTCATGGGGCatgggcaccagtactgggaaaagtggtggctgtatcattgggatggtcttcacctgaatcatgctgggaccaatgttctagtgagccgcataactacggaagtagagagggttttaaactaaatagtgggggcaagggatcaaatttgagaagatatggtaaatcaaagagtagagagaaggcaagagagaaaggtattaacaaGGGAAATGAtatacagaccgtgacaggaagggacagagagaacaaATCTAAGGGTGaaacagcagataaggctagaggttacaacaataataaaaaggacaaaactaaaggccctgtatctgaatgcacatagcattcgaaacaaaacagatgaactgcaaatagaagtaaataagtacgatctgatagctattacagagacatggctgcaggatgatatagattgggacctgaatattgaagggtgcatgatatttaggaaggacaggaagctaggaaaagatggaggggtggctatgttaattaatgatggtattcatgcaatagagaggggtgacctaaattcaggaaaccaggatgtataagcagtttggatagagatgagaaatgataaatgcaagaagtcacttgtgagagtggtgtacaggcacctaacagtaaccacatggtagaacAGGGTataaaaggaaaaaataatggaaacttgtcagaaaggtacagcgataaccatgggggattttaatctacatttagacaggaaaaatcagatgggcaaaggtagccgagatgaggagcTCACAGCacattttcgggatagtttcttagaacagcacattctggagccaactggAGAGCaggcctggtattgtgcaatgagataggttaatgacctcatagtgaaggtgcccctcggcagcagcgatcataatatgattgaattttacattcagattgagggagagaaaagtgggtccaagactagtattttaaacttaaataagggcaattaagaggccatgaaagcagagctagcaaaagtgaactggcaaagtaggttaagggataggtcattagaGATGCAATGATTGGGATTTAAGggggtatttcagaatacacagaatagatacattccaacaagaaattaaaaaaaggacccaccatccgtggttaactaaaaaagttaaagatggtatcaaaattCAAGAAAAAGTATACGATtgagcaaagatgggaggcaggtcagaagattggacagaatataaaaaacagcaaagcatgactaaaagattaatgagggggggaaattagagtacgagagaaagctagctagaaatacaaaaacagatagtaagagtttctgtagatatttagaaagaaaaaaaaagttaacaaagtgagcattggtcctatggaaagtgagtctggagaagctATGGGTAATTTGGATAGAACACAGCCACAGATACAAGGAGCTTTAtcttcagaccctcaaaacgatgatcaggacaTACAGTCATGAAtattcccatgattgggataaagggctagaatttattttgtttgtcagtagggattcacctaatgagtctacaggttttagtccttttgaattagtttatagacagATACGAGGTCCACCAAAATTAATTAAAGAGAGAGGCCGGAATTTTctgtccccccacccccgacaAAGCAGGCTGGTGGgccgaggtggggtggggtggggtggatgcttaaaatggagtgggaggctcagggggcccttcctgacccacccccacctccattttCCACAGGGCAGCGAcagtgagaaacggcctgcccaccccaggccaatcaaggcccctaaatgaccaattaacagccacttaagggcctccgcccgctggCACAGGATTTTATGGCTGGCAGGTGGGTGGCCCAGGACTCAGAAATGCCACCTGATAAAAGTaggcggctttctgatggcctggagaggggggggggggggggcccacctGATCAGCCACCCTGTACCAGGAGGGCCACCCCTGATGCCACAAGCACCCCCAACCTCCAACACACCCTCCACCCCAATTGACCCCCCCCCCTTATATCGCCGGGATAGACCAATCATCCTCTGCGAGGCCCCAAATATTTATCAGTTCTCTGGGGTTCCCCGACATCTTcggtcttcagctgggttgcagtcccagcagtggccaccgctgccggtggcgctgctgggactaagaactgtcgGCCCACTAATTGTCCGACTGCTCCATGAGGCAGGACTATCTGCCTCAATGAGGTAGATgccccgcctaagaccaattaagggcctggaactGTAAAATCAGGTCTGGattcccaggcccggcggaggcaagATTACCACCGACTATTTAGTCGGTTGACAGCTCCcctgcccaccgtaaaattccagccagattTTTAGGCTAGAGGCATGAATCCTCTGCTAGATTATATATCTATGTTCTGGGAATGGCTtaggagagcctgcaaagtggctcaggaacatcttcAAGGCTCCCAAACCACAatgaaaaatgggcagacaagcatgccaagacccgaatgtTTCTGCCGTTGATAAAGTGGTATTAATGCCTTTTCAGGGTGGACTATTGAAGGCACATTTCAGTGGTCCATAgacagtggtcaagagaattggtgaaaTAAAGTatctgattgacacccca from Heterodontus francisci isolate sHetFra1 chromosome 11, sHetFra1.hap1, whole genome shotgun sequence encodes:
- the LOC137375110 gene encoding lactosylceramide 4-alpha-galactosyltransferase-like isoform X1, with amino-acid sequence MTFFEKETFEVKSQPRAMRKHQKVCLVVLTFLAVGIYIACYIPVHCYLQTCYSKDDFPSDFENLSLPKTPAIMFLETTTNMQPSALAVCSVESASRRNPDKPVYYFLKGFSGNLSHYPLSRHEAIRVLSSLKNVIISPLRPRALFQDTPLSSWYEQVNPYWEKYWVHVLADACRISLLWKVGGIYLDTDIISLKPLAFQNFLGAEGYETANNAALGFEKHHKFIWECMEDYTRNYKGSVWGYQGPALMSRVLKRWCHSNNLGQFFNSECKGISYLPPKYFYPISYSSWESYFQPWTKSNIELFFSESKGAHLWNFKSYGQQNQVIAGSGTLLEYFFSKYCPTTYKSLLKSAS
- the LOC137375110 gene encoding lactosylceramide 4-alpha-galactosyltransferase-like isoform X2, which encodes MQQSVETFEVKSQPRAMRKHQKVCLVVLTFLAVGIYIACYIPVHCYLQTCYSKDDFPSDFENLSLPKTPAIMFLETTTNMQPSALAVCSVESASRRNPDKPVYYFLKGFSGNLSHYPLSRHEAIRVLSSLKNVIISPLRPRALFQDTPLSSWYEQVNPYWEKYWVHVLADACRISLLWKVGGIYLDTDIISLKPLAFQNFLGAEGYETANNAALGFEKHHKFIWECMEDYTRNYKGSVWGYQGPALMSRVLKRWCHSNNLGQFFNSECKGISYLPPKYFYPISYSSWESYFQPWTKSNIELFFSESKGAHLWNFKSYGQQNQVIAGSGTLLEYFFSKYCPTTYKSLLKSAS